From Juglans regia cultivar Chandler chromosome 6, Walnut 2.0, whole genome shotgun sequence, the proteins below share one genomic window:
- the LOC108993480 gene encoding UDP-glycosyltransferase 89B2-like, protein MSTNGLHIAAYPFPSSDHIIPLLDLANCLLTRGLTVTVFVTTSNLPLLQPYFSAHPSSLKRLVLPSPDITAPPQKRLLAIMRALRDLHYSILLQWFRSHSSPPVAIISDFFLGWTQDLACELGVPRLVFSPSGAFAMSVALSMCRDPPENADPDQDINFQVSFPKIPDSPAFPWWQIPGHYKSLKGDSDLEFFRNDILANTVSWGMVFNSFIELERVYFTHLKRELRNDRVWAVGPVSPPENGDLQEYIVRGGVSSVPCHELMNWLDARPDNSVVYVCFGSRAVLTQRQIDLLTAALDQSGVQFVLCVRVPREEEQQQANADHGVIPDGFEDRMEGRGFVIRGWAPQVSILSHRAVGVFVTHCGWNSVLEGIAAGVVMLTWPMDADQYTNAMLLVEELGVAIRACEGTQNISESAELAQLLAISVEETWLERILAKELSAAAASAVKGGSSDKNLDELIKQLGDLGK, encoded by the coding sequence ATGTCTACCAATGGCTTGCACATTGCCGCTTATCCCTTCCCAAGTTCAGATCATATTATACCTCTGCTTGACCTCGCCAACTGCCTGCTCACTCGCGGTCTCACTGTCACCGTTTTCGTCACCACCTCTAACCTTCCTCTGCTTCAACCTTACTTCTCCGCACACCCGTCTTCTCTCAAGCGCTTGGTTCTACCATCCCCTGATATAACAGCTCCTCCACAGAAGAGGCTCCTTGCAATCATGCGCGCCTTACGTGACCTTCACTATTCTATCCTCCTCCAATGGTTTCGATCTCATTCCTCGCCTCCTGTTGCTATTATCTCCGATTTCTTTCTCGGCTGGACACAAGACCTTGCGTGTGAGCTCGGCGTTCCACGGTTAGTCTTCTCACCTTCTGGTGCCTTTGCGATGTCAGTTGCTCTCTCTATGTGTCGCGATCCACCCGAAAACGCTGATCCAGATCAGGATATCAATTTCCAAGTTTCGTTTCCAAAAATTCCGGACTCCCCGGCATTCCCATGGTGGCAGATTCCCGGACATTATAAAAGCCTAAAAGGGGACTCggatttggaattttttagAAACGACATACTGGCCAATACCGTGAGTTGGGGGATGGTGTTCAACTCGTTCATCGAATTGGAGCGCGTTTACTTTACGCATCTGAAGAGAGAACTCAGAAATGATCGAGTGTGGGCCGTAGGACCCGTATCGCCTCCTGAGAACGGTGATTTACAGGAATACATTGTTAGAGGTGGAGTAAGCTCTGTACCGTGCCATGAGCTAATGAATTGGCTGGATGCTCGTCCAGACAACTCAGTTGTCTATGTCTGCTTCGGTAGCCGTGCGGTGTTGACACAAAGGCAGATCGACTTGCTGACTGCTGCGTTAGATCAAAGCGGTGTCCAGTTTGTTTTGTGCGTGAGGGTGCCTCGCGAAGAGGAGCAGCAGCAGGCGAATGCTGATCATGGCGTGATTCCTGATGGGTTCGAAGATCGCATGGAGGGCAGAGGATTTGTTATAAGGGGATGGGCGCCGCAGGTCTCCATACTGAGCCACCGAGCTGTGGGTGTGTTCGTGACTCACTGCGGGTGGAACTCGGTGCTGGAGGGGATCGCTGCGGGAGTTGTGATGTTGACATGGCCAATGGATGCAGACCAGTACACGAACGCAATGTTGTTGGTGGAGGAGTTAGGGGTTGCAATCAGAGCTTGTGAGGGCACTCAGAACATTTCTGAGTCAGCCGAGTTGGCTCAGCTGTTGGCCATCTCTGTTGAAGAGACTTGGCTAGAGCGGATTCTGGCCAAAGAGTTGAGTGCTGCAGCCGCAAGTGCAGTTAAAGGAGGAAGTTCAGACAAAAATTTGGATGAGTTGATCAAACAGTTGGGTGATCTTGGTAAGTGA